The Paenibacillus macerans genome includes a window with the following:
- a CDS encoding LacI family DNA-binding transcriptional regulator — protein sequence MSVTIQDIAKEAQVSVATVSRVINNSKAVSPELKKRVNDVIQKRNFKPNSLARGLIMNQTNIIGIIVPDISNPVFGALTRGINSFCQQKGYTLMVCESGGQQEKEIELLGILANKKVDGVLFAGVDVNSTLVEEMKRKEYPIVLVTQEASEGEEVIHTVTHDNIKATYDAVSFLIENGHTKIAFIGGPENDYSSGQKRLTGYELALKEHNIEVPDSYIEHGNFSFESGYDCMKKIYEENSILPTAVMVCNDVMAIGAIRFLKNAKVSVPADISIMGFDDLEFGKYFSPELTTVRISYFDEGLKAVKTLFKLIHQKQQAIPKTQFIPHKIIRRISVRKISL from the coding sequence ATGTCTGTTACGATTCAAGATATTGCCAAAGAGGCCCAGGTTTCGGTCGCAACCGTTTCCAGAGTGATCAATAATTCCAAAGCGGTTAGTCCGGAGCTGAAAAAAAGAGTAAATGATGTAATTCAAAAAAGAAACTTTAAGCCGAATTCCTTGGCAAGAGGTTTAATCATGAATCAAACCAACATTATCGGGATCATCGTTCCGGACATTTCAAATCCGGTATTCGGTGCCTTGACCAGGGGGATTAACAGCTTCTGCCAACAGAAGGGTTATACTTTAATGGTCTGCGAATCGGGGGGACAACAGGAGAAGGAAATCGAATTATTAGGGATATTGGCCAATAAAAAGGTTGATGGGGTTTTGTTTGCGGGAGTCGACGTGAATTCCACCTTGGTGGAAGAAATGAAAAGGAAAGAGTACCCCATCGTCCTGGTTACCCAGGAGGCTTCGGAAGGAGAAGAAGTGATTCACACGGTCACTCATGACAATATCAAGGCTACGTATGATGCGGTCTCTTTTCTTATTGAAAACGGGCATACAAAAATAGCTTTTATAGGCGGTCCGGAAAACGATTATTCATCCGGGCAAAAACGTTTAACAGGGTATGAGCTGGCGCTGAAGGAACACAACATTGAAGTTCCGGATTCTTATATCGAGCATGGGAACTTTTCCTTCGAATCCGGGTATGATTGTATGAAAAAAATATATGAGGAAAACAGCATTCTGCCAACCGCCGTCATGGTATGCAACGATGTTATGGCGATTGGGGCTATCCGGTTTTTGAAAAATGCGAAGGTTTCGGTACCTGCCGATATTTCCATTATGGGGTTCGATGATTTGGAGTTCGGTAAATATTTCAGCCCCGAATTGACAACGGTTCGAATCTCTTACTTCGATGAAGGGCTGAAAGCGGTCAAAACTCTGTTCAAGCTGATTCATCAGAAGCAGCAGGCCATACCGAAAACTCAATTTATTCCGCACAAAATCATAAGAAGAATTAGTGTGCGCAAAATATCTCTTTGA
- a CDS encoding beta-glucosidase family protein, producing the protein MKYKEIIAQMTLEEKASLMSGKDFWQTQDIERLGIQSIFLADGPHGIRKQAVAADKLGLNEGVPATCYPTAATVANSWNVELGETVGEYLGEEAIAQKVSVLLGPGVNMKRNPLCGRNFEYFSEDPYLAGKMAAAYIRGIQSQGISACVKHFAVNNQEKRRMSIDAIVDERTLREIYLTAFEIAVKEGKTKAIMSSYNKLNGTYTNENLHIMQDILRGEWGYKGVVITDWGGSNDRVAGLLAGNELEMPTTAGETDREIVQAIRSGKIPEEVLDENVNRLLELIFTSGEAFRRPHLEFNVEYHHRMSQKVAEESIVLLKNEGNILPLKFGKKVAVIGDFAENARFQGAGSSIVNPTILDHTLDCFEQSGIVSIGYEPGFERYGKKDRKKIEKACALAAQADVVLLYIGLDEVTEADGLDRQSMGIPENQIELLDALHQVNPNIVAILSCGSAVEMPWIGKVKGLLHGYLGGQAGARAILRVLSGDVNPSGKLAETYPLRYEDTPSSRYFPGNETTAEYREAVYIGYRYYDTADVDVLFPFGYGLSYTTFEYSDLQVDKAGVTFKLTNTGAVAGMEVAQLYIGCSSGEIFRPRKELKGFVKVFINAGESKTVYIPFDDKTFRYFNVKTNGWEIEEADYTIMVGASSADIRLTDTLFVAGTAAPAPYDKAKLPSYYSGRITDVGTAEFENLIGRKVPVSTWDRSKPLGYNDTIEQCQYAQGAFARLAYHAIVFAYWFLRKIGKRSTANLIMMSVYHMPFRGIARMTGGVVNMPMLDGILLIVNGHFFKGLAHYLRERKRKLKRRKTKS; encoded by the coding sequence ATGAAATATAAAGAGATCATTGCACAAATGACATTGGAAGAGAAAGCGTCTTTAATGTCGGGGAAGGATTTTTGGCAGACCCAGGACATCGAGCGCCTTGGCATTCAAAGTATATTTCTTGCCGATGGACCACACGGTATCCGGAAACAGGCGGTAGCGGCGGACAAGCTGGGCCTTAATGAAGGCGTGCCGGCCACTTGTTATCCCACGGCGGCGACGGTGGCCAACAGCTGGAACGTGGAGCTGGGAGAAACCGTAGGGGAGTATCTCGGGGAAGAAGCGATCGCGCAAAAAGTCAGCGTTCTGCTCGGGCCCGGCGTCAACATGAAGCGGAATCCCCTGTGCGGCCGGAATTTTGAATATTTCAGCGAAGATCCTTATTTGGCCGGTAAAATGGCGGCGGCTTACATTCGGGGCATTCAGTCGCAGGGCATTTCCGCTTGCGTCAAGCATTTTGCCGTCAACAATCAGGAGAAGCGGCGGATGTCGATCGATGCCATCGTCGATGAAAGAACGCTGCGGGAAATCTATTTGACCGCCTTTGAAATTGCGGTGAAGGAAGGCAAAACGAAGGCAATCATGTCTTCTTACAATAAATTGAACGGTACCTACACGAACGAGAACTTACATATTATGCAGGATATTTTGCGCGGCGAGTGGGGGTACAAAGGGGTTGTGATCACGGATTGGGGCGGGAGCAACGACCGTGTGGCCGGACTTTTGGCCGGAAATGAACTGGAAATGCCGACAACCGCGGGCGAAACCGATCGGGAGATTGTCCAGGCCATTCGCAGCGGAAAGATCCCGGAAGAAGTATTGGACGAAAACGTGAACCGGCTGCTTGAGCTGATTTTTACCAGCGGAGAGGCTTTTCGGCGGCCGCATTTGGAGTTTAATGTGGAGTATCACCACCGGATGTCCCAGAAGGTCGCGGAAGAGTCGATCGTACTGCTGAAAAACGAGGGGAATATTCTACCGCTCAAATTCGGCAAAAAAGTGGCGGTGATCGGCGATTTTGCGGAAAACGCCCGGTTTCAAGGAGCGGGTTCCTCCATCGTCAATCCGACCATTTTGGACCACACCCTCGATTGTTTCGAACAGTCGGGCATCGTCAGCATCGGCTATGAACCCGGTTTTGAGCGCTACGGCAAGAAGGACCGGAAAAAAATCGAAAAGGCCTGCGCCCTCGCGGCGCAAGCGGATGTGGTTCTGCTGTATATCGGTCTGGATGAAGTGACGGAGGCCGACGGCCTGGACCGGCAGAGCATGGGAATTCCGGAGAATCAGATCGAACTGCTGGACGCTTTGCACCAAGTGAACCCGAATATCGTGGCGATTCTGTCCTGCGGTTCCGCGGTGGAAATGCCGTGGATCGGCAAGGTGAAAGGGCTGCTGCACGGATATTTGGGCGGGCAGGCCGGAGCCAGGGCGATCCTGCGGGTGCTGTCGGGAGACGTCAATCCATCGGGCAAGCTGGCGGAAACGTACCCGCTTCGCTATGAGGACACCCCGTCCTCCCGGTATTTTCCCGGCAATGAAACGACCGCCGAGTACAGGGAGGCCGTCTATATCGGTTACCGCTATTACGATACGGCGGACGTCGACGTGCTTTTTCCTTTCGGATACGGACTGAGCTACACCACGTTCGAGTATTCCGACCTGCAGGTCGATAAGGCGGGGGTGACGTTCAAGCTGACCAATACCGGCGCCGTTGCCGGGATGGAAGTCGCCCAGCTGTACATCGGCTGCAGCTCCGGGGAAATTTTCAGGCCCCGCAAGGAATTAAAGGGGTTTGTCAAAGTGTTTATCAATGCCGGCGAATCCAAGACGGTGTATATTCCGTTTGACGACAAGACGTTCCGCTATTTTAACGTAAAAACAAACGGGTGGGAAATCGAAGAAGCGGACTATACCATCATGGTTGGCGCATCGAGCGCGGACATTCGGTTGACGGATACCCTATTTGTGGCGGGAACGGCAGCGCCGGCGCCTTATGATAAAGCGAAGCTTCCGTCCTATTATTCGGGCCGGATCACCGATGTCGGCACCGCGGAATTCGAAAACCTGATCGGGAGAAAGGTGCCGGTTTCCACCTGGGACCGGTCGAAACCGCTGGGGTACAACGATACGATTGAGCAATGCCAGTATGCGCAGGGCGCCTTCGCCAGGCTGGCCTATCATGCCATTGTGTTTGCTTACTGGTTCCTGAGAAAAATAGGCAAACGCAGCACGGCGAATCTGATCATGATGTCGGTTTATCATATGCCGTTTAGAGGAATCGCCAGAATGACCGGCGGCGTCGTTAATATGCCGATGCTGGACGGGATTTTGCTGATCGTTAACGGGCATTTCTTTAAAGGGCTGGCCCATTATTTAAGGGAAAGAAAAAGAAAGCTGAAGCGGAGAAAGACGAAATCATAA
- a CDS encoding glycosyltransferase family 2 protein, with translation MKLLSVVIPCYNSQDYMRYCIESLLPGGERVELLIVNDGSADRTGQIADEYASRYPGIVKAIHQENGGHGEAVNAGIRHAAGLYFKVVDSDDWVDVRAYLKILETLSALTGEDKHVDMLVSNFVYEKEGKKYRKIMKYDDVLPEGRIFTWDDIQCFRKGQYMLMHSVMYRTQLLRDCRLELPQHTFYVDNLFVYTPLAHVKTLYYVNVDFYRYFIGREGQSVQESVMIRRIDQQIKVNKLMIDQVRLDMIENPNLRRYMFRHLEIVTVVSVILLIRSGTDEHLKKKDELWDYIKNKDIKLYQDLKYGLMGRLINLPGRAGRRISVGAYKISQRLVGFN, from the coding sequence ATGAAATTATTATCCGTAGTTATCCCTTGCTACAATTCGCAAGACTACATGAGGTACTGCATCGAATCGCTGTTGCCTGGGGGAGAGCGGGTGGAGCTGCTGATCGTCAACGACGGTTCCGCGGACCGGACCGGGCAAATTGCCGACGAGTATGCAAGCCGTTATCCCGGGATCGTCAAAGCGATCCACCAGGAAAACGGCGGCCACGGGGAAGCGGTCAACGCCGGGATTCGTCATGCGGCGGGCTTATATTTTAAAGTCGTCGACAGCGATGACTGGGTGGATGTCCGGGCGTATCTGAAAATCTTGGAGACCCTCAGCGCTCTAACCGGGGAAGATAAACATGTGGACATGCTGGTCAGCAATTTCGTCTATGAAAAAGAAGGCAAGAAGTACAGAAAAATCATGAAATACGACGATGTGCTTCCGGAAGGCCGGATTTTTACGTGGGATGATATCCAGTGTTTTCGCAAAGGCCAATACATGTTAATGCATTCCGTCATGTACAGGACGCAGCTTCTCCGGGATTGCCGGCTGGAGCTTCCGCAACACACCTTTTATGTCGACAATTTATTTGTGTATACGCCGCTGGCGCATGTCAAAACGCTTTATTATGTCAACGTCGATTTTTACCGGTATTTTATCGGCAGGGAAGGCCAATCGGTCCAGGAGAGCGTTATGATCCGCAGAATCGATCAGCAGATTAAAGTCAATAAACTGATGATCGACCAAGTACGGCTGGATATGATCGAAAATCCGAACCTGCGCCGCTATATGTTCAGGCATTTGGAGATCGTCACGGTCGTATCAGTGATTTTGTTGATCCGCTCGGGAACGGATGAACATCTTAAGAAGAAAGATGAACTATGGGACTATATTAAAAATAAAGATATCAAGCTGTACCAGGATCTGAAATACGGCCTGATGGGAAGATTGATCAATTTGCCCGGACGGGCCGGCCGCCGCATTTCCGTGGGGGCGTACAAGATTTCGCAACGATTGGTCGGGTTTAACTAA
- a CDS encoding beta-glucosidase family protein encodes MKHKHLIKQMTLEEKASLMSGKDFWQTQDIPRLGIPSIFLADGPHGIRKQAEAADHLGLNPSLPATCYPTAATVANSWNTELGEKLGEYLGKEAVSQRVHVLLGPGVNMKRNPLCGRNFEYFSEDPYLAGKLAAAYIRGIQSQGISACVKHFAANNQEERRMSIDTIVDERTLREIYLTAFEIAVKEGGTKTVMSSYNMLNGEYTNENIHLLREILRKEWNFEGVVVTDWGGSNDRVAGLIAGNELEMPTTAGETNAEIVRAVQTGEIKEEVLDECVDRLLELIFSTEEAFKTADKPQFDVDRHHRAAQEAAEESIVLLKNEGSILPIHHGVKVAIIGEFAKEARYQGAGSSIVNPTVLDHTLDGLAEAGLTSVGYEPGFERYGKRSRGKIAKACDLAKQADVVLLYIGLDEVTEAEGLDRQNMKLPENQVELLNALYEANPNIVAVLSCGSAVEMPWIGKVKGLVHGYLSGQAGAKAILGVLTGKVNPSGKLAETYPLRYEDTPSYYHFPGKEVSVEYREGPYIGYRYYDTAKVEVLFPFGYGLSYTAFAYSDVQADRDGVTFKITNTGSMPGKEIAQLYVGCKSGDVFRPNKELKGFAKVLVNPGETETVTIPFDDKTFRYFNVTTNGWEIEGGEYEIMIGASSADIRLTASLHVEGTGAPLPYEQAKLPSYYSGQANQVGQEEFERLLGRKVPAAAWDRTQPLGYNDTIAQCQYAKGFVARLAFRLMSFAHWFLWKTGKRSTANLIMMSVYHMPFRGIARMTGGLVNMPMLDGLLMMVNGHFFKGLKHFLKERSKMLKAAKPKVVIPAQATKGEEI; translated from the coding sequence ATGAAACACAAACACTTGATAAAGCAGATGACATTGGAGGAGAAAGCTTCTTTAATGTCGGGGAAAGATTTCTGGCAGACGCAGGATATCCCGCGCCTGGGAATCCCGAGCATTTTTCTGGCGGACGGACCGCACGGCATTCGCAAACAAGCGGAGGCTGCGGACCATCTGGGCTTGAACCCGAGCCTTCCGGCCACCTGTTATCCGACGGCCGCGACCGTGGCCAACAGCTGGAATACCGAACTTGGAGAGAAGCTCGGCGAATATCTCGGCAAAGAGGCGGTCAGCCAAAGAGTGCATGTACTGCTGGGGCCGGGCGTAAATATGAAGCGAAATCCGCTGTGCGGAAGAAACTTCGAATATTTCAGCGAAGACCCGTATCTGGCCGGGAAACTGGCGGCGGCTTATATCCGGGGCATTCAGTCGCAGGGCATTTCCGCCTGCGTGAAGCATTTTGCCGCCAACAATCAAGAAGAAAGACGGATGTCGATCGATACGATCGTCGATGAGCGGACGCTGCGGGAAATTTATTTGACCGCGTTTGAAATCGCCGTGAAGGAAGGCGGGACCAAGACGGTAATGTCTTCCTATAACATGCTGAACGGCGAGTATACGAATGAGAACATTCATTTGCTGCGCGAAATCCTGCGCAAGGAATGGAATTTTGAAGGGGTTGTCGTCACGGATTGGGGCGGCAGCAATGACCGCGTGGCCGGCCTGATCGCCGGAAACGAGCTGGAAATGCCGACGACGGCCGGGGAAACCAATGCGGAAATTGTCCGGGCCGTACAAACCGGAGAGATCAAGGAAGAAGTATTGGACGAATGCGTGGACCGGCTGCTTGAACTGATTTTTTCCACGGAGGAAGCGTTCAAGACAGCGGATAAACCACAGTTTGACGTGGATCGGCATCACCGCGCGGCCCAGGAAGCCGCCGAAGAATCCATCGTGCTGCTGAAAAATGAAGGCAGTATATTGCCGATTCATCATGGCGTGAAAGTAGCGATCATCGGCGAGTTCGCCAAGGAAGCGCGTTATCAGGGCGCCGGCTCTTCGATCGTCAACCCGACCGTGCTTGACCACACTTTGGACGGTTTGGCGGAAGCGGGCTTGACGAGCGTCGGGTATGAACCCGGATTTGAGCGGTACGGAAAAAGAAGCCGGGGGAAAATCGCCAAAGCGTGCGACCTTGCCAAGCAAGCGGATGTCGTGCTGTTATATATCGGTCTGGACGAGGTGACCGAAGCCGAAGGCCTGGACCGGCAAAATATGAAGCTTCCCGAGAACCAGGTCGAATTATTGAATGCTTTGTATGAGGCAAATCCGAACATCGTGGCGGTGCTATCCTGCGGCTCCGCGGTGGAAATGCCGTGGATCGGCAAGGTAAAAGGCCTGGTGCACGGCTATTTGAGCGGTCAGGCGGGAGCCAAAGCGATCCTTGGAGTACTGACCGGGAAGGTCAATCCTTCCGGAAAATTGGCGGAAACGTATCCGCTCCGTTATGAGGATACGCCGTCCTACTATCATTTTCCCGGCAAGGAAGTCAGCGTAGAATACCGGGAAGGCCCCTATATCGGCTATCGTTACTATGATACGGCGAAGGTGGAGGTGCTTTTCCCGTTTGGATATGGCCTTAGCTATACGGCTTTTGCCTATTCCGATGTGCAGGCGGACCGGGATGGGGTCACTTTTAAAATCACGAACACGGGAAGCATGCCGGGGAAGGAAATCGCCCAGCTCTATGTCGGCTGCAAATCGGGGGATGTTTTCCGGCCCAATAAAGAACTGAAGGGATTTGCCAAGGTATTGGTCAATCCGGGCGAGACGGAAACGGTCACGATCCCGTTTGACGACAAGACGTTCCGTTATTTTAATGTAACAACAAACGGTTGGGAAATTGAAGGCGGGGAATACGAGATTATGATCGGGGCTTCCAGTGCGGATATCCGGCTGACCGCAAGCCTTCACGTAGAAGGAACGGGAGCGCCGCTTCCTTACGAGCAGGCGAAGCTTCCTTCCTATTATTCGGGCCAAGCGAACCAAGTCGGCCAGGAGGAATTCGAACGCCTGCTTGGGCGGAAAGTCCCGGCTGCCGCCTGGGACCGCACGCAGCCGCTCGGTTACAACGATACGATTGCCCAATGCCAGTACGCCAAAGGCTTTGTTGCCAGATTGGCCTTTCGCCTGATGTCTTTTGCCCATTGGTTTTTGTGGAAAACGGGCAAAAGAAGCACGGCCAACCTGATCATGATGTCGGTCTATCATATGCCGTTTCGCGGCATTGCCAGAATGACCGGCGGGCTCGTGAACATGCCGATGCTGGACGGTCTTCTGATGATGGTCAACGGTCATTTCTTCAAGGGGCTTAAGCATTTTCTGAAAGAGAGAAGCAAGATGCTGAAGGCCGCCAAGCCGAAGGTCGTCATACCAGCCCAAGCCACAAAAGGAGAAGAAATATGA
- a CDS encoding beta-glucosidase: MSKSGKGKKTFTAWAALFLALAVGAVVTVSMASVAKTIQILLVAAVIVSVVVLVSGFMWARRNPTERKGLRRMLMALLSLGLVIVIGLDVAVYKYQVVVNQYLTKAKIDEEALAKASADSKAVTEQIEDEGIVLLENKEHALPLDMNNANEKNVNIFGQASVKMIYGGSGSGSGDESANVTIQQGLEKAGFKVNSELTEFYKAHAPAKKKTDTFNLDGGDYTLSEPATGDFSEELLKNAEQFSDVAVIVLSRSGGEGGDLPFETAEYGGSKDRHYLELSEAEEKMIDMVTSRDFAKVIVVINSSNAMELGFLENKGIDAAILIGGPGSTGNNSVGSILAGKVNPSGRLVDTYAYDVTTSPAFYNAGDFRYLNTKHKSVDKFGKESEKYHAFVNYAEGIYVGYRYYETRYVDNATGQVDEAAYRKTVQYPFGYGLSYTSFTQEITDYQTTNDKITVEVKVTNTGDTAGKDVVQLYYTPPYYEGGIEKSHVVLGAFDKTEILEPGASETVTLEIPVEDMASYDYKNEKAYVLEAGTYGIKLMKNAHETIDSRTYEVKDTIVYGGDNKRPSDQVTATNVFDDALGGLTYVSRADWEGTLPAQRTPEKEASQELVQALENKQVTDNPDDQDIVFAKHGLELEDMAGLDYNDPKWNELLEQLSVEEMAQLIGFGGYATQPVASINKPGTTDLDGPAGINALLTGINGVQFMSEVVLASTWNVDLAQKMGEALANEALVYSVTGMYAPAMNIHRTPFSGRNFEYYSEDAFLSGKMGSYVVQGAASKGVYAYIKHYALNDQETNRDGVAVWTNEQAVREIYLKPFEISVKQGKATAVMSAFNRIGTTWAGEHYGLLTTVLRDEWGFRGMVITDWDMFPHMDVDRAIRAGGDLMLTTLGDKPTKLSTDTNTGKQAMRKASHNILYTVANSKALEINAAPYPYWLLLLGLGNIILLALLTLGFYKAAHRKARKIEAVETQNQNI; this comes from the coding sequence GTGAGCAAGTCAGGCAAAGGCAAGAAAACTTTTACGGCATGGGCGGCATTGTTTTTGGCGCTGGCCGTCGGTGCGGTTGTAACCGTTTCAATGGCATCGGTTGCAAAAACGATCCAAATTCTGCTCGTTGCGGCCGTTATTGTTTCCGTTGTTGTATTGGTTAGCGGTTTCATGTGGGCGAGACGGAACCCCACGGAGCGAAAAGGATTAAGAAGAATGCTGATGGCGCTGCTTAGTTTAGGGCTGGTCATCGTGATTGGCCTCGACGTGGCCGTATACAAGTATCAGGTTGTCGTTAACCAATACCTGACCAAAGCGAAAATCGATGAGGAGGCGCTGGCGAAGGCTTCTGCGGATTCCAAAGCGGTTACGGAGCAAATCGAAGACGAGGGGATCGTGCTGCTCGAAAATAAAGAGCATGCCCTGCCTCTGGATATGAACAACGCCAATGAGAAGAATGTAAATATTTTTGGCCAGGCTTCCGTAAAAATGATTTACGGCGGCAGCGGCTCCGGTTCGGGCGATGAAAGCGCGAACGTCACGATTCAACAGGGCCTGGAGAAGGCCGGGTTTAAGGTCAACAGCGAACTCACCGAGTTCTATAAAGCCCACGCCCCCGCAAAAAAGAAAACGGACACGTTTAACCTGGACGGCGGCGACTATACGCTCAGCGAACCGGCTACCGGCGATTTCAGCGAGGAACTGCTGAAAAATGCGGAGCAATTTTCCGATGTGGCGGTCATCGTGCTCTCCAGATCGGGCGGCGAAGGCGGCGACCTGCCGTTCGAAACGGCCGAATACGGCGGTTCCAAAGACCGCCATTACCTCGAGCTGTCGGAAGCCGAAGAAAAGATGATCGACATGGTCACTTCGCGCGATTTCGCGAAGGTGATCGTGGTGATCAACTCCAGCAACGCGATGGAACTCGGGTTCCTGGAAAACAAGGGGATCGACGCCGCGATTCTGATCGGCGGTCCCGGATCGACCGGCAACAACAGCGTCGGCAGCATTTTGGCCGGCAAGGTGAATCCGTCGGGCCGTCTGGTCGACACCTACGCTTACGATGTAACGACATCCCCGGCTTTTTACAATGCGGGCGACTTCAGGTACTTGAATACCAAACATAAATCCGTAGACAAATTCGGCAAAGAGAGCGAAAAATACCATGCGTTCGTCAATTACGCCGAAGGCATTTACGTCGGCTACCGTTATTATGAAACCCGGTACGTCGACAACGCGACAGGCCAAGTGGACGAGGCGGCGTACCGCAAAACGGTCCAATACCCGTTTGGTTACGGCTTAAGCTATACGAGCTTCACGCAAGAGATTACGGACTATCAAACCACAAACGATAAGATTACCGTCGAGGTCAAAGTGACGAATACCGGCGATACGGCCGGTAAGGATGTCGTGCAGCTGTACTACACTCCGCCTTATTATGAGGGCGGCATTGAAAAATCCCATGTCGTGCTGGGCGCGTTCGATAAAACGGAAATCCTCGAGCCGGGCGCTTCCGAGACGGTGACGTTGGAGATTCCGGTGGAAGATATGGCGTCTTACGACTACAAAAATGAAAAAGCGTATGTGCTGGAAGCGGGAACTTACGGAATCAAGCTGATGAAAAACGCCCATGAGACGATCGACTCCAGAACGTATGAAGTGAAGGACACGATCGTTTATGGCGGAGACAACAAACGTCCTTCGGATCAAGTCACGGCAACAAATGTGTTTGATGATGCGCTCGGCGGCTTGACCTATGTGTCCAGAGCCGATTGGGAAGGCACCTTGCCGGCGCAGCGGACTCCGGAAAAGGAAGCTTCGCAGGAGCTGGTCCAGGCTTTGGAAAACAAGCAGGTGACCGACAACCCGGACGATCAGGATATCGTTTTTGCCAAACACGGTCTGGAACTGGAAGATATGGCCGGGCTGGACTATAACGATCCGAAATGGAACGAGCTGCTGGAGCAGCTGTCCGTCGAGGAAATGGCGCAACTGATCGGATTCGGCGGCTACGCCACCCAGCCGGTCGCGTCGATCAACAAGCCCGGCACGACCGATCTGGACGGCCCGGCCGGGATCAATGCGCTGCTCACCGGTATTAACGGCGTGCAGTTTATGAGCGAAGTGGTGCTGGCGTCGACATGGAATGTGGATCTCGCCCAAAAAATGGGCGAAGCTCTCGCTAACGAAGCGCTCGTTTACAGCGTGACCGGGATGTACGCGCCGGCCATGAACATTCACCGCACGCCGTTCTCGGGCAGAAACTTCGAATATTATTCGGAAGATGCGTTCCTTTCGGGCAAGATGGGGTCTTATGTGGTGCAGGGAGCCGCATCCAAAGGCGTGTATGCTTACATCAAACACTATGCCCTGAACGATCAGGAAACGAACCGCGACGGCGTGGCCGTATGGACCAATGAGCAGGCGGTTCGCGAAATCTACTTGAAGCCGTTTGAAATTTCCGTCAAGCAAGGGAAAGCAACGGCCGTCATGTCCGCCTTTAACCGGATCGGCACGACATGGGCGGGCGAACATTACGGCCTGTTGACCACCGTGCTGCGCGATGAATGGGGCTTTAGAGGCATGGTCATCACCGACTGGGACATGTTCCCGCATATGGATGTGGACCGGGCGATCCGTGCGGGGGGCGACCTGATGCTGACGACGCTCGGCGATAAGCCGACGAAACTGAGCACGGACACGAACACCGGCAAACAGGCGATGCGCAAAGCGAGCCACAACATCCTTTATACCGTGGCGAACAGCAAAGCTCTGGAAATCAACGCCGCGCCGTATCCGTACTGGCTGCTGCTGCTCGGTCTCGGAAACATCATCCTTCTGGCCCTGCTGACCCTCGGGTTCTATAAAGCGGCGCACCGGAAGGCCCGCAAAATCGAAGCGGTTGAAACGCAAAACCAAAATATATAG
- a CDS encoding LysR family transcriptional regulator — translation MNTEALEYFIKVYEKKSVTAAAKDLYITPQGISKTIRQLEMELETELFYRGPRGMEATKAGELLHARAKHIHYLIEDIKKEIRIMNGRKGTLNVVITYSISSVLPVDFLYRFSAHYPEIQIKLKEFPDEYPLTKIFQEEADVGLVIGIEEMDDCEFEMLVRGEVVVVVAKSHPLAGKDEISVKELANEALVVKAAGSGKENGFVEKCLEQGFTPNVIHEFGNIISAHRLCERNGAVAVSIDFVEDSLNNDNLKRIRLMEKIPQDIYLVFRKRGIQSKAIALFQSYVADKCKSF, via the coding sequence ATGAATACCGAAGCATTGGAATATTTTATCAAAGTTTACGAGAAAAAAAGCGTTACGGCCGCAGCCAAGGACTTGTACATAACTCCGCAAGGCATCAGCAAAACCATCAGGCAGTTGGAGATGGAGCTGGAGACCGAATTGTTTTACCGGGGCCCGCGGGGGATGGAAGCGACCAAAGCCGGCGAGCTGCTGCATGCCCGGGCCAAGCATATCCATTACCTGATCGAAGACATCAAAAAAGAGATTCGGATCATGAACGGGAGAAAAGGGACTTTAAACGTGGTGATAACCTACTCGATCTCATCGGTTTTGCCGGTGGATTTTTTGTATCGGTTTTCGGCGCATTATCCCGAAATTCAAATCAAGCTTAAAGAATTCCCCGACGAATATCCCTTGACGAAGATTTTTCAGGAGGAAGCGGATGTCGGGCTGGTGATCGGAATCGAAGAGATGGACGATTGCGAATTCGAGATGCTGGTCCGCGGTGAAGTCGTCGTTGTCGTTGCGAAAAGCCACCCCCTGGCCGGCAAAGATGAAATTTCCGTCAAAGAGCTGGCGAACGAAGCTCTGGTCGTTAAAGCTGCGGGCAGCGGCAAGGAAAACGGATTTGTCGAGAAATGCCTGGAACAGGGCTTTACCCCCAATGTGATCCATGAGTTCGGCAATATTATATCGGCTCATCGGCTGTGCGAGCGAAATGGGGCCGTGGCCGTTTCGATCGATTTTGTGGAGGACTCCCTTAACAATGACAACCTGAAACGGATCCGGCTGATGGAAAAGATCCCCCAGGATATTTATCTCGTATTCCGCAAAAGAGGGATCCAATCGAAAGCAATCGCCTTGTTTCAAAGCTATGTAGCGGATAAATGCAAGTCGTTTTGA